Proteins encoded together in one Zonotrichia albicollis isolate bZonAlb1 unplaced genomic scaffold, bZonAlb1.hap1 Scaffold_254, whole genome shotgun sequence window:
- the LOC141727777 gene encoding olfactory receptor 14A16-like, protein MSNSSSIRHFLLLALADTRQLQLLHFCLLLGISLAALLANGLIISAVACGHHLHTPMFFFLLNLALSDLGSICTTVPKAMHNSLWDTRNISYSGCAAQVFLIFFFIAAELCLLTIMCYDRYVSICKPLHYGTLLGSRACAHMAAAAWACAFLNALMHTANTFSLPLCHGNAVGQFFCEVPQILKLSCSQSNLRELGLIAVSVCLAFGCFVFIVFSYVLIFRAVLRIPTEQGRHKAFSTCLPHLAVVTLFISTSFFAYLKPPSMSFPSLDLAVTVLYSVVPPALNPLIYSLRNQELKAAVWRLMTACIHKH, encoded by the coding sequence atgtccaacagcagctccatcaggcacttcctcctgctggcattggcagacacgcggcagctgcagctcctgcacttctgcctcttgctgggcatctccctggctgccctcctggccaacggcctcatcatcagcgccgtagcctgcggccaccacctgcacacgcccatgttcttcttcctgctcaacctggccctcagcgacctgggctccatctgcaccactgtccccaaagccatgcacaattccctctgggacaccaggaacatctcctactcaggatgtgccGCTCAGGTCTTCctgattttcttcttcattgcagcagagctttgcctcctgaccatcatgtgctatgaccgctatgtgtccatctgcaaacccctgcactacgggaccctcctgggcagcagagcttgtgcccacatggcagcagctgcctgggcctgtgcctttctcaatgctctcatgcacacggccaatacattttccctgcctctcTGTCATGGCAATGCcgtgggccagttcttctgtgaagtCCCACAAATCCTCAAGCTCTCTTGCTCACAATCcaacctcagggaacttgggctaaTTGCTGTTAGTGTGTGTTTAgcatttggctgttttgtgttcattgttttctcttatgTGCTGATCTTcagggccgtgctgaggatccctactgagcagggacggcacaaagccttttccacctgcctccctcacctggctgtggtcactCTGTTCATCAGCACTTCAttttttgcctacctgaagcccccctccatgtccttcccatccctggattTGGCAGTtacagttctgtactcggtggtgcctccagctctgaaccccctcatctacagcctgaggaaccaggagctcaaggctgcagtgtggagactgatgactgcaTGCATTCacaaacattaa